In Reichenbachiella agarivorans, one genomic interval encodes:
- a CDS encoding translocation/assembly module TamB — translation MSAKKNYKVLRVIAWVMLGFFLLFTGVVLWVRSPWGQELIVGKALDYVAQKTQTKVSIGRLFITFSGNAYLEQLYVEDQMGDTLLYSRDLEVSVAFLPLIFDHTLNLDKVEWSGLKATVSKEDSTEQYNFDFLIQAFASKADSSVVEEEESTPMKFEIGTIRFDDFDLKYNDEVLGIISALQLGSLYLDVDVLDLDSMRFELDELTIRDTRLFYRQTKSTESDSLSDEENEKSSQLPFFSVHELVLDRVDLSYVQPIDSMMAHAAVGHLSLTDPVVNLSDRQIGLERLVLEHSDISYQTRTPRPVVQQDSTERETAVAFQWPTWQVVVKEIDMDDNQLFYQAGDQPVTAGVFNSNAILLKDFQFHVQDINLKEGQARMDLQQLAFREGSGLNLKQLAFGLNVSNQSAHLQGFKLATDLNTLQADVSLQYPSLDQLINAPLSVDAHLSVSQMQLALSEVYLFLPDLAANSTVPAIAKRHVTGVLDIRASQEQIVISESRVDWGETTGVVLNGKVAYPLNSVRLRFDLDQMDVHTRREDVEAILGQQDWGIHIPDTIEMKGKVVGGLDQVQLNTLIHSSDGQIALEGNFSKKDKTVVDATMDVKDLNLGKILQNDKLGLMSFGVQAKGQGKDFETLEGQLTTQFTALQLNKRDYSNLTLSAEVINRVAHLDLSIDDKFIQMSLDADLFLEDHRKELDMMLDLKGIDLYELGFTDQEIRSKMQFRANVVMLDTTAVRWTASIRDGITIYDGESYSFGSFEMSGDMSDDTTNLQLNSRILQAKMVANTNPTQLIAALGRHFESYMQDSLAMDAGYRPVVMRLDLGIEETPLLQDVLLEGLERLDSIMGHVVFDEAQHKLEAKLNVPFTQYQGITIDDVELRVNSDREQMNFSLAWDEVVMEPLLIERTSIDGLIQDQQLVLDFNAYNQEELLVHIKTMIRMEHDTLIYHLDPKGLVINRLPWTIPETNELRVAKNHVDFTDFKLTRNQQSLQLTNKLSRIKQEHLGLVLDNFNVATLTSFLDGGDTLVAGRMGGNLILVNPFGQRGLLADLQIYQLKAMNVPLGVLKLEGSAKGKSNYDFDLSIEGENLEMDLAGEYFAAESGPQMNLDLALRKFEVQTMERFSKGHLTDATGTLTGRAKFRGTTTAPKYHGSFQFKDVAFLVSAIDARFTLPNETIKFNQEQISLNDFTVKDEKNNTFKIDGRVLTKDMTNPGFDLTMTAKNFHALDSKQGDNELFYGKVNLDADLSVKGNLTVPVVRGKLNINEGTNFTIIVPESELDIKERDGVVLFVNKENPDDILTRGGEEELSAKTLKGYDINTVLSINEKSTFKIIINERTNDNLEIAGKGDFNLGLAPNGRTTFTGRYEIGKGHYKASLFNLVTKEFDIAPGSRIVWKGDPLDAELDVRAIYKITTSAAPLMSLKTSGQGTEVTNLYNRRLPFLVYLNVKEELLKPAISFELDMPKDEQSTFGGEVYGQIKQLNEQEEELNKQVFSLLVLDRFFPASGSDGSSGGSAAIARENVSQVLSSQLNSVSDKVVGDSGFELDFNVDSYTDYQGGDSQSRTQLDINAKKKLLDDRMIVQVGSDVNIQGSDPNQQGAPLIGNASVEYLLTEDGRYRVKGFSKDEFDTVIDGQYMVTGVAFSFNREFNKFRELWEKSAAEEKRKEEEAKKKEAQDDQESEDTKTSKKESKKKEKH, via the coding sequence ATGTCAGCGAAAAAGAACTACAAGGTTTTGAGGGTTATAGCTTGGGTCATGCTTGGCTTTTTTCTTTTGTTCACGGGAGTGGTACTATGGGTGCGCAGTCCTTGGGGTCAAGAGTTGATTGTGGGCAAGGCATTGGACTATGTTGCCCAAAAGACACAGACCAAAGTCTCTATCGGTCGCTTGTTCATTACTTTCTCTGGCAATGCCTACCTTGAGCAACTCTATGTAGAAGATCAGATGGGTGACACCCTGCTTTATTCCCGTGATTTGGAGGTTTCTGTCGCCTTTCTTCCCTTAATTTTTGACCATACCCTGAATCTGGATAAAGTAGAATGGTCAGGATTGAAAGCCACTGTATCCAAAGAGGATTCTACGGAGCAATACAATTTTGATTTTCTGATTCAGGCTTTTGCCAGCAAGGCAGATTCGAGTGTGGTGGAGGAGGAAGAAAGTACGCCGATGAAGTTTGAGATAGGTACCATTCGTTTCGATGATTTTGATCTGAAATACAACGATGAGGTCTTGGGCATCATCAGTGCGCTACAACTTGGGTCGCTCTACCTAGATGTAGATGTGCTCGATTTGGATAGTATGCGTTTTGAGTTGGATGAATTGACGATCCGTGATACCCGATTGTTCTATAGACAAACCAAAAGTACTGAGTCAGATTCCCTATCTGATGAGGAAAATGAGAAGTCCAGCCAATTACCCTTCTTTTCGGTTCATGAATTGGTCTTGGATCGAGTCGATTTGTCCTATGTGCAACCGATAGACTCTATGATGGCTCATGCAGCGGTCGGTCATTTGTCGTTGACCGACCCAGTGGTGAATCTATCAGATCGCCAGATTGGGTTGGAGCGCTTGGTATTGGAGCATTCTGACATCAGCTATCAGACTCGGACACCGCGACCGGTGGTGCAGCAAGATTCCACAGAGCGAGAAACAGCCGTTGCATTCCAATGGCCAACTTGGCAAGTGGTAGTCAAAGAGATCGATATGGATGACAATCAGCTTTTTTATCAAGCTGGTGACCAGCCAGTCACTGCGGGAGTTTTCAACTCCAATGCCATTTTGCTCAAAGATTTTCAGTTTCACGTGCAAGACATAAATCTCAAAGAAGGACAAGCACGGATGGATTTGCAACAGTTGGCTTTTAGAGAGGGAAGCGGACTGAATCTCAAGCAGCTGGCTTTTGGCTTGAATGTAAGCAACCAAAGCGCACACTTGCAGGGGTTTAAATTGGCCACTGATCTCAACACGCTCCAAGCAGATGTTTCTCTCCAATATCCATCTCTGGATCAGTTGATCAATGCCCCACTTTCGGTGGATGCTCATTTGAGTGTTTCACAGATGCAGTTGGCATTGTCAGAAGTCTATTTGTTTTTGCCTGATTTGGCGGCCAATAGTACCGTGCCCGCAATTGCGAAACGCCATGTGACTGGCGTGTTGGATATCAGAGCTTCGCAGGAGCAGATAGTGATCAGTGAGTCACGCGTGGACTGGGGTGAGACCACGGGTGTAGTGTTGAATGGCAAGGTGGCGTATCCATTGAACAGTGTGCGCCTGCGATTTGATCTGGATCAAATGGATGTGCATACTCGACGAGAAGATGTGGAGGCAATATTGGGACAGCAAGATTGGGGAATTCATATCCCAGATACGATCGAGATGAAAGGCAAAGTTGTCGGAGGATTGGATCAAGTACAACTCAATACCCTCATCCATAGCTCAGATGGACAGATTGCTTTGGAAGGTAATTTCTCCAAGAAGGATAAGACGGTCGTAGATGCCACTATGGATGTCAAGGATTTGAATTTGGGAAAAATCTTGCAAAACGACAAATTGGGATTGATGAGTTTTGGTGTACAGGCCAAAGGACAAGGAAAGGATTTTGAGACACTAGAGGGACAATTGACTACTCAATTCACTGCGTTGCAGCTCAACAAAAGAGATTATTCAAATTTGACACTCAGCGCAGAGGTGATCAATCGCGTAGCTCACCTTGATCTGTCAATCGATGACAAGTTCATCCAAATGTCGCTAGATGCAGACCTGTTCCTCGAAGACCATCGCAAAGAATTGGATATGATGCTAGACCTCAAAGGGATTGATTTGTACGAGTTAGGATTTACTGATCAGGAGATTCGAAGCAAAATGCAATTCAGAGCCAATGTGGTCATGCTGGATACGACCGCCGTTCGATGGACCGCATCGATTAGAGATGGAATCACCATCTATGATGGCGAAAGCTACTCTTTTGGTAGTTTTGAGATGAGTGGAGACATGAGTGACGATACCACCAATCTCCAACTCAATAGCAGAATTTTGCAAGCCAAGATGGTGGCCAATACCAATCCAACGCAGCTGATAGCAGCTCTAGGGAGGCATTTTGAGAGTTATATGCAAGATAGCCTAGCCATGGATGCTGGATATCGCCCCGTTGTGATGAGATTGGATTTGGGAATCGAAGAGACCCCACTGTTGCAGGATGTGCTGTTGGAAGGTTTGGAGCGATTGGATTCGATCATGGGTCATGTGGTATTTGATGAGGCACAGCACAAATTGGAGGCGAAACTCAATGTGCCTTTTACCCAATATCAGGGGATCACCATCGATGACGTAGAGCTGCGGGTCAATTCTGACCGAGAGCAGATGAACTTTTCACTGGCTTGGGATGAAGTGGTGATGGAGCCGCTGTTAATAGAGCGTACGAGTATTGATGGATTGATCCAAGACCAGCAGCTAGTGCTGGACTTCAATGCTTACAACCAAGAAGAATTGCTCGTGCATATCAAAACGATGATCCGCATGGAGCATGATACGTTGATTTATCATTTGGATCCAAAAGGGCTGGTGATCAATCGCCTACCATGGACAATCCCAGAGACCAATGAGCTGCGTGTGGCCAAAAATCATGTAGATTTTACGGATTTCAAATTGACCAGAAACCAACAAAGTTTGCAACTCACCAATAAGTTGTCGCGAATAAAACAAGAGCATCTTGGATTGGTTTTGGACAATTTCAATGTGGCTACTTTGACTAGCTTCCTAGATGGAGGGGATACATTGGTAGCTGGGAGGATGGGTGGAAACCTGATTTTGGTCAATCCCTTTGGTCAGAGGGGACTACTGGCAGACCTGCAAATCTATCAGTTAAAAGCTATGAATGTGCCTTTAGGGGTATTGAAACTGGAAGGCTCTGCCAAAGGCAAGTCTAACTACGATTTTGACTTGTCTATTGAGGGTGAAAATCTTGAGATGGATTTGGCAGGCGAGTATTTTGCTGCGGAATCGGGTCCGCAGATGAATTTGGATCTGGCACTGCGAAAATTTGAAGTACAGACGATGGAGCGATTTTCGAAGGGTCATTTAACGGATGCCACAGGGACACTGACAGGTAGAGCCAAGTTTCGGGGGACGACTACAGCGCCTAAATACCACGGGAGTTTCCAGTTCAAGGATGTGGCTTTTTTAGTCTCTGCGATTGATGCACGCTTTACATTGCCCAATGAAACCATCAAGTTTAACCAAGAACAAATCAGCTTGAATGATTTTACGGTCAAGGATGAAAAGAATAATACCTTCAAGATTGATGGACGTGTGTTGACCAAGGACATGACCAATCCAGGGTTTGATCTGACGATGACGGCCAAGAATTTTCATGCTTTGGATTCCAAACAAGGTGACAATGAACTTTTTTATGGCAAGGTCAACCTAGATGCGGATTTGAGCGTCAAGGGAAACCTCACAGTACCAGTGGTCAGAGGCAAGCTCAATATCAATGAAGGGACTAATTTTACCATCATTGTTCCGGAATCAGAACTGGATATCAAAGAACGAGACGGAGTTGTGCTGTTCGTCAACAAGGAGAACCCCGATGATATTCTAACCAGAGGAGGCGAAGAAGAACTCTCAGCCAAGACACTCAAAGGCTATGATATCAATACTGTCCTGTCAATCAACGAAAAGTCAACGTTCAAAATCATCATCAATGAGCGCACCAATGACAACCTGGAAATAGCGGGTAAGGGCGATTTCAATTTGGGCTTAGCACCGAATGGTCGTACGACATTTACAGGTAGGTATGAAATAGGCAAAGGACACTACAAGGCAAGTTTGTTCAATCTCGTGACCAAGGAATTTGACATTGCTCCAGGCAGTCGTATCGTTTGGAAGGGTGATCCCCTAGATGCCGAACTGGATGTAAGGGCCATATACAAGATCACGACTTCCGCAGCTCCATTGATGTCCCTCAAGACCTCTGGGCAAGGCACGGAGGTGACCAATTTGTACAACCGTCGGTTGCCATTTTTGGTGTATCTCAACGTCAAAGAAGAATTGTTGAAACCGGCCATTTCTTTTGAGCTAGACATGCCCAAGGATGAACAAAGTACATTTGGCGGGGAGGTCTATGGACAAATCAAGCAGCTCAATGAACAAGAAGAAGAACTCAACAAGCAGGTCTTTTCTCTATTGGTGTTGGATCGTTTCTTTCCAGCCTCGGGGAGTGATGGGAGCAGTGGTGGTTCTGCTGCCATCGCGAGAGAAAACGTCTCACAGGTTTTGTCCAGTCAGCTCAATAGTGTTTCGGACAAAGTGGTTGGAGACTCTGGATTTGAATTGGATTTCAATGTCGATAGCTACACGGACTACCAAGGAGGGGACTCACAAAGTCGTACCCAACTCGACATCAATGCCAAGAAAAAACTACTGGATGATCGCATGATAGTACAGGTAGGCAGTGATGTCAACATCCAAGGGAGTGACCCCAACCAACAAGGAGCACCACTGATAGGCAATGCCAGTGTGGAGTATCTTTTGACCGAAGATGGCCGCTACCGTGTCAAGGGATTTAGCAAAGATGAGTTTGATACAGTGATAGACGGACAGTATATGGTGACGGGGGTGGCATTTAGCTTCAATCGAGAATTCAATAAATTTCGAGAGCTTTGGGAAAAAAGTGCTGCGGAAGAAAAAAGGAAAGAGGAAGAGGCCAAGAAAAAGGAAGCACAAGACGATCAAGAATCCGAGGATACAAAAACAAGTAAGAAAGAGTCTAAAAAGAAAGAGAAGCATTGA
- a CDS encoding BamA/TamA family outer membrane protein — MHRLPLLVLFVIFSTMVVAQSSQGGQHEPDSIKKVDFTVMPYLSYNRNLKLMIGAIPMSMYKLNKDDIVSQKSLSGISAIYTTNGSYFVALFNRFFFAEDKWRAKFFAFGGDYYSQFFMDDFEFPGFYDYGTKVYMASGSIQRQLFNKLYAGVSYTYAHYNTNYEDDVLPESITETNGLEINALHDSRNAFYYPSHGKKINLRWINYGEWFGNDVTSNKVVAEYNQYFSTRQDKDVFAARFSGQFGVGDIAFQQQQTLGGKDIRGYSEGKYRGDGIMALQGEYRFNFREKMGVVGFAGLATLYGSDTDDFNWKLYPGLGVGYRYRAFKTVKFNIGLDAAVGKDDWSLNFRIGESF, encoded by the coding sequence ATGCACCGTCTCCCTCTCCTGGTATTGTTTGTCATCTTTTCTACAATGGTTGTTGCTCAATCGTCCCAAGGCGGACAGCATGAACCTGATAGCATCAAGAAAGTAGATTTTACTGTGATGCCCTATTTGAGTTACAACAGAAACCTGAAACTCATGATAGGTGCCATCCCTATGTCTATGTACAAGCTCAACAAAGACGACATAGTTTCCCAAAAGTCACTGTCTGGAATTTCGGCCATCTACACCACCAACGGCTCCTATTTTGTGGCACTATTCAACAGGTTCTTTTTTGCGGAAGACAAATGGAGAGCTAAATTCTTTGCCTTTGGAGGTGATTACTACTCTCAGTTTTTCATGGATGATTTCGAGTTTCCAGGATTCTATGACTATGGCACCAAGGTATACATGGCGAGTGGAAGCATCCAGCGCCAGCTTTTCAATAAACTCTACGCAGGAGTCTCCTATACCTATGCTCACTACAACACCAACTATGAAGATGACGTATTGCCTGAATCCATCACGGAGACCAATGGACTAGAAATCAACGCCTTGCATGACAGCAGAAACGCATTCTACTATCCTTCCCATGGCAAAAAAATCAACCTCAGATGGATCAATTATGGCGAGTGGTTTGGCAATGATGTGACATCAAACAAAGTCGTAGCTGAATACAACCAGTACTTCTCAACCAGGCAGGACAAAGATGTATTTGCAGCGAGGTTTTCTGGTCAATTTGGAGTGGGAGACATTGCCTTTCAGCAGCAACAGACCCTCGGAGGCAAGGATATCCGGGGCTACTCGGAGGGCAAATACAGAGGTGACGGCATCATGGCCTTGCAGGGAGAGTACCGTTTCAATTTTAGAGAAAAAATGGGCGTAGTAGGTTTTGCTGGTTTGGCTACATTATACGGCTCAGACACCGATGACTTCAACTGGAAACTCTACCCAGGCTTGGGTGTAGGTTACCGCTACCGAGCTTTCAAAACAGTGAAATTCAACATCGGTCTAGATGCTGCCGTAGGCAAAGACGACTGGAGTCTCAACTTCCGAATCGGAGAGTCATTTTGA
- a CDS encoding tetratricopeptide repeat protein, with product MSKEGKGNVERTNINESLKALYFSGKVKPTLNKIVVELKSDPDNIELVLLGCQCLARSKDYDQLEAFADESIRLDNKTADGYYYKGLALHHSKGKEQEALINFNEALTLDPESTSYLIAKANTHLLLFTDYHLPIKFAEKHRDKGEACLTKIISLVEEKENPSYKDLLNMGDVYMTLSRNLDAKKYYIHAMNAYETSEESNKDKNIYKDIVKGSNKV from the coding sequence ATGAGTAAAGAGGGAAAAGGGAACGTGGAAAGAACAAACATCAATGAGTCGCTAAAGGCTCTGTATTTTTCTGGCAAGGTGAAGCCAACATTAAATAAAATCGTTGTTGAATTGAAAAGTGATCCTGACAACATTGAATTGGTACTTTTGGGATGCCAATGTCTGGCGAGATCCAAAGATTATGATCAATTGGAGGCATTTGCTGATGAGTCTATCCGATTGGACAACAAGACTGCTGATGGCTACTACTACAAAGGTCTGGCATTGCACCACTCCAAAGGCAAGGAACAAGAAGCTCTGATCAACTTTAACGAAGCATTGACTCTGGATCCAGAAAGCACAAGCTACCTCATCGCCAAGGCGAATACACACCTTTTGCTTTTCACAGATTACCATTTGCCCATCAAGTTTGCTGAAAAGCACAGAGACAAAGGCGAAGCGTGTCTTACAAAGATCATCTCCCTCGTAGAAGAAAAAGAAAATCCTAGTTACAAAGACTTGTTGAATATGGGAGATGTGTACATGACGCTCAGTCGAAATCTAGACGCTAAGAAGTACTACATTCACGCCATGAATGCCTACGAAACTAGCGAAGAATCTAATAAAGACAAGAACATTTACAAAGACATCGTAAAAGGTTCTAACAAAGTTTAA
- a CDS encoding cation:proton antiporter: MIVLSLFETTLPLTNPVLKFFLILVIILFAPIILNKIKIPHLLGLIIAGAVIGPNGFNLMERDSGIILSGTAGLLYIMFLAGLEIDLVDFKKNRKKSLVFGLYTFIIPMILGTLTGLYILRFSTFTSVLLASMFASHTLITYPLISKLGVSKNKAVNITVGGTMITDTLALLVLAIVVDMTTGEVNAEFWIRLSVSILIFGFTVMFLFPILGRWFFKRFEDNASQYIFVLVMVFLGALMAELAGIEAIIGAFMAGLALNRLIPHTSPLMNRIDFVGNAIFIPFFLIGVGMLIDYQAFFKDLETIKVAIVMITVATTAKFLAAWLTQKTFSLSADERRLIFGLSNAQAAATLAAVLVGYNIILGETETGEPIRLLSDSILNGTILMILFTCTLASFAAQKGASNIALSEANENLTDEDQATQEKILIPVSNLETTDELINLGITIKSKNNKTGLYALSIIDNNTTDGSADKKAKKILSKASVTASATDNHLNELLRYDLNIVNGIISVIREQKISALILGLHIKNGLSDSFLGELTEDFLTKCNTTTLIYKPVQPLGTIKKHIIVIPENAEKEIGFPFWLIKVWNIAKNSSTKLVFYATKETLDFIEKVQSKHPITTEFIEFNDWNDFLILTKEANKDNNLIIVLSRKDKPSYHSYMSKIPRYLNKYFKDTSYILIYPMQTGVRDSSKLNLKDPTLIESLEKLDEIGKTITRIFRRG, from the coding sequence ATGATAGTATTGAGCCTATTTGAAACAACATTACCGTTGACCAATCCAGTATTAAAATTCTTCTTGATATTGGTCATCATTCTGTTTGCCCCGATCATTCTTAACAAAATAAAAATACCTCATCTGCTTGGACTAATCATAGCAGGTGCGGTCATTGGCCCCAATGGTTTCAACTTGATGGAGCGAGACAGTGGTATTATTCTCTCTGGGACAGCTGGGCTTTTGTACATTATGTTCCTTGCGGGCTTGGAAATAGACCTTGTAGATTTCAAAAAAAACAGAAAGAAAAGCTTAGTCTTTGGATTGTACACTTTTATTATCCCCATGATCTTAGGTACTTTGACAGGACTCTACATTCTAAGGTTCTCAACCTTTACCTCTGTGCTATTAGCAAGTATGTTTGCATCACATACACTTATTACCTACCCTTTAATTAGCAAGTTAGGTGTTTCAAAAAACAAGGCGGTAAACATCACTGTCGGGGGCACCATGATCACTGACACTTTGGCCTTGCTAGTACTTGCTATTGTAGTGGATATGACTACAGGGGAGGTCAATGCTGAATTCTGGATAAGATTATCCGTATCAATTCTCATCTTTGGATTTACCGTCATGTTCCTCTTTCCCATTCTTGGACGATGGTTTTTCAAACGTTTTGAAGACAATGCATCTCAATATATTTTCGTTCTGGTCATGGTCTTTCTTGGTGCTCTCATGGCTGAATTGGCGGGGATTGAAGCCATAATTGGTGCTTTTATGGCAGGTCTGGCGCTGAATAGGCTGATCCCTCACACCTCGCCATTGATGAATAGAATTGATTTTGTGGGCAATGCGATTTTCATTCCCTTCTTCCTCATTGGAGTGGGAATGTTGATAGATTACCAGGCCTTTTTCAAAGATCTAGAGACTATCAAAGTTGCCATAGTGATGATCACCGTAGCAACTACTGCAAAATTCCTTGCTGCATGGCTTACTCAAAAGACATTTAGCCTATCTGCTGACGAACGACGATTAATTTTTGGGTTAAGCAACGCACAAGCCGCAGCTACCCTAGCAGCAGTTTTAGTTGGCTATAATATCATTCTAGGTGAGACAGAAACAGGAGAGCCCATAAGATTACTAAGTGATAGTATTCTAAATGGGACAATTTTGATGATCCTTTTCACTTGCACACTTGCATCGTTTGCAGCGCAAAAGGGGGCGTCAAATATAGCCTTATCAGAAGCAAATGAGAACCTAACAGATGAAGATCAAGCCACCCAAGAAAAAATTCTGATTCCCGTCAGCAATTTAGAAACAACCGATGAGCTCATTAATTTAGGTATTACCATTAAATCAAAAAACAACAAGACTGGCTTATATGCTCTCAGCATCATTGACAACAATACAACTGATGGCTCAGCTGACAAAAAAGCCAAGAAAATCCTCAGTAAAGCAAGTGTGACCGCATCAGCTACAGATAATCATTTGAACGAACTCCTCCGCTATGATTTGAATATTGTAAATGGAATCATTAGTGTGATAAGGGAACAAAAAATCAGTGCTTTAATTTTAGGCCTTCACATCAAAAACGGGCTATCAGATAGTTTCTTGGGTGAGCTGACAGAAGACTTTTTGACTAAATGCAACACCACTACTTTGATTTATAAGCCTGTTCAGCCTTTAGGAACCATCAAGAAGCATATCATTGTGATTCCAGAAAATGCTGAAAAGGAAATCGGGTTTCCATTTTGGCTAATCAAGGTGTGGAATATTGCAAAAAACTCAAGCACTAAACTCGTTTTTTATGCAACAAAGGAAACATTAGACTTTATAGAGAAAGTCCAATCAAAACATCCAATAACAACCGAATTTATAGAATTTAATGATTGGAATGACTTTCTAATTCTTACAAAAGAAGCTAACAAAGATAACAATTTAATCATTGTCCTAAGCAGGAAGGACAAGCCTTCATACCACAGCTACATGAGCAAAATCCCTAGATATCTAAACAAGTACTTCAAAGACACGAGTTACATCTTGATATATCCCATGCAGACTGGTGTAAGAGACTCTTCAAAATTAAATTTGAAGGATCCTACATTGATTGAATCTCTCGAGAAACTTGACGAAATAGGAAAAACGATTACAAGAATATTCCGCCGTGGATAA